The following nucleotide sequence is from Candidatus Binatia bacterium.
CCATTTCCTCGTCCAGGTCCCGCACCTGGGAGACCAGGTACTCGCGCAGCTTCTTCTTCACGCCCGCTTCCATCTGCCTCACCCTTTCCCGGCTGACGCCGTAACGGTCCCCGAGCTCCTGCAGGGTCAGGGGATCCTCGGCGACGAGGCGCTCCCGGTAGATCTCGGCTTCGCGGCCCTTGAGGCCCTTGCCGAACTCCTCGAACTTGCCCTTCATCAGCGCGTAGAACTCGCCTTCGGAGACGTCGTCCTCGGTGCTGGCTCCCGGCGCCGGAAGAACGTCGAGCATCGTTCCCGGCCCGCCGTCGTGGCCGAGAGGAGTCTCGACCGACACCTCCGACGAAGTCGCCAGGCGCTGGTCCATCTCGATGACTTCCTTCTCCTTGACCCCGAGCGACTCGGCGATCTGCCGCGTCGACGGAGTAAAGCCGAGGGACTCGAGGCGCGACCTTTCCTTCCTCAGGTTGAAGAACAGGCGCCGCTGCGCCTGCGTCGTACCGACCTTGACCAGGCGGAAGTTGTTCATCACGTAGCGGATCACGTAGGCGCGGATCCACCACACCGCGTACGACGGAAAGCGCACGCCGCGATAGGGATCGAACTGCTTGACCGCCTCGAGAAGTCCGACGTTGCCCTCCTGGATGAGGTCGAGCAGGTTGTGGAACGCCCTCTGGTACTCGCGCGCGACGATGACGACCAGCCGCAGGTTGGCCGTGATCAGCTTGACGGCCGCGTCCCTGTCGGCGTGATGGAAGTAACGTACCGCGATCTCGTGCTCCTGCTCGCGCGTCAGCACGGGATAGGTGCGGATCTCGGCGAGGTAGCGCGACAGCGCGTCGCTCGGCGCCAGTGCCGAATGGTCCGCGCGCGCAGGAACGGCTTCGTCATTGGCGCGCACTTCGATCTCGTCCGTGGAGTCGGGAGCCGCTTCGTCGCCGAAGTGCGCGTCGAGCACTTCGGACTCGAGCACCTCGGGCTCCATGCCGGACTCGTCGGAGAAAACCTCCGCGTCGACCGACGCTTCCTCGTCGACCTGGTCGTCGTGGCCCGCGTGGGCCGCGGCGGCATCGTGGGCGGAGAGTGCGACAGGGGCATCGGCGCGGCGCCCGGCGGCGGGCGCCGGCTTGTTTCCCTTCGTGGTCACGGCCGGCTTCTGCGCGGCCGCGCGAGCGCGGGTCTTCGGCGCCGGCTTCGGGTCGGAGGCGGAGTGCTCGGGCCCCTCGGCGGCGGAGGGCTGCCTCGCGGCCGCGTTGGACGCAGTACGGTCCTTTTTGCCGGAAGACGGCTTGGCGGAGACGAGCTTGTCGGAGCCGGACTTGCCGGAGTCCCGTTTGGCGGGTGCGGACTTGTCGGAGGCGGGTTTACGCGCGGCCATCGAGCCACCTGCTGCCGTCGCGGCTGCGGATGCCTGGGCCGCCGCGGTAACGGCGCTGCCTGGGACTCAGCCGCCCGCCGACGGATCGGAAATCGGTGAAACGACGCCGGCAGCGATCTCTCGCAGCGACGTGACGACTTCCTTGTTATCGGTCTCCACCAGGGGACGCGCACCGCGCAGGAGCTGTTTGGCGCGGCGGACGGCCACGGTGGCAAGCAGGAAGCGGTTGTCGACCTTTTCGAGGCAGTCTTCTACGGTTACTCTTGCCATCGCACTTCCTCAGGAGTCGGGCGAGGCTATGGCCGCGTGGCGGGGAAGTCAAAACGTCGCGCAATCGATGGGGAAACTCATGACCGCAGCTGCGTGGATCGTGTTCTGGGCCCTGGCATTTGCCGCAACCCACATGGGATTGTCCTCACTTCGGGTGCGGCCTCGCCTCGTCGCCACGATCGGACAAGGACCGTATCTCGCCATTTACTCCCTCGTGGCGTTCGCGACCTTCGTACCGCTGGTCCGGGTGTGGCTCCGCGATCTGCACGGCGGCGGCTTCCTGTGGAACCTTCGCGCGTATGCGGTGGTTCACGTCGTCGCGATGATGGTCTCGTGGGTGTTCTTCACGATGGCGATCGCGGCGCTGGTGCAGCCGAGCCCGGCCAGCGTGGGGCCGCGTGCAACCACGCGAGCGCGCGGCCTGACCCGGATCACGCGCCATCCGCTGTTCATGAGCATCGGGATCTGGGCGCTGGCGCACACGGTGCTGAACGGATTTGCCAACGACGTGCTGTTCTTCGGCGGCATCTTTGTCGTCGGCCTCGCCGGCTGCATGCACCAGGATGCGCGCAAGCGCGCGACGGAGCCGGAGCTGGCCGAGTTCTACGATGAGACGTCGCTGCTGCCGTTCGTCGCGATCGCGACGGGGCGCAATCACCTCGTGCTGTCGGAGATGCCGTGGATGGGGCTGGCAGCGGGGGCAGTAGTGGCGTCGATGATCTATCACTACCACGCGGCGATGTTCGGATAGCGCGCGAAGAAATCAGCCCGGCGGCCTGCCTGCGGTCGCAGTCGCGGTCACCCCGCGCCGGCGGCGCAGCAGCGCAGGAAGTACGAACATCACGACCAGCATGATGCCGATCGTCAGGCGGTCGTCGCCGACGGCGCTGCCGACCCACAGCGTCATCAGCATCAGCAGCGCGAAATAGAACATGTCGCCGGTGATCGCGATGGCCCAGCCCGGAATGAAGCCGTGCCCGGCTGCCGCAGCGGCAGTGCGCCCCGTCATCGGATCGACGCCAAAAGCGACGAGCACCAGGGCAAGCACGCTTCGCCCGTCGCCGTATTGGGCCGCCGACTGGCGCGCCGCTGTCCGGACCGCCGAGACGATGCGCCCAAGCGCCGGAACAGAGCGGCCGAGCGCCCCGATCATCTTGAGCATCGGCTCGAACACCATCGCGAGGATCACGTCGGACACGAAGTAGAGCCACATCATCAGCGGCCACGCGATGCCGCGCGCGTGCGCCATCAGCACACCCGCCGGAATTCCCCCACCGACCGGGACGAGGAAAAGCAGCAGCACGCCTTTCCAGCCGCCGGGCCAGCTGGCGGGAATCGGGGAAGTGGGGTCGAGCAGAGCCCGCTGAAAGTCGTCGAGAGTCATGGCCGTGATGCGCCACCCTGCGGCGGCGCGATCCGGTCAAATTGCCTCCGTCGGGTTCGCGCCGCAACCGGACGGGCGAACTTCGCGGCCGTCCCATCCACATACGTACCTGTTTCCGCGTTTCTCGAGAGTCCGTGTCCGCGACTTCGCGTTCGTCCCTATTGCGCTGATCCCCCGCCTGTAGCCATTGCACGGCGACGAGCATCGTCGCCCGTTCGAGTGTCGCAGACATTTCGCCCGCGACGAAAACCGAGCTCGCCGACCTGAGACGCGAGTCCCCGTTCGCGCAAAAAATCGCGAGTCATTTTCGCGTTCGTCTGGTACGCGGATCGTATTGCGAACGAGCGACGCGCGATCCTCGCTTACAATTCGCAAAATTGGACGCGCGACCCGTCGCTTGACGACGCAGCCGCAACATCACTACCGACGTGTTCGTGGGCTGACAAGAAGGGACGCAGTTCACACACGGCGGCGCGGCAGCGCAGCGGAGGGACGCTGCGCGCCGGCCGCCAAAAAAAGAAGGAGGACTATCTCCATGTGCAATCGCCCCGGGCCAGGGTGGCGCGCTGCCGTACTCGCTGTCATCGCTTCGGTGTTCGCCGCTGCAACCGCCAGCGACGCCCAGCTCATCTCGAAATCTTCAGGACAGGTCTGGATCTCCAGCGCGAGCGCATCGGTGACTCCGCCGGCCAACTGTTCTCCCGGCCAGGCCTGCCTCGTCGAGATCCTCGCGATCAACATCACCGGCCACAACTTCGGCGCCACCAAGGGGGACGTAAACCTCGCAGACACGTCACTGCTCGGTGCCGGAGCGAGCCTCGCCTGGTCGGACACGGCGATCGGGATCACATTGCCCGTCGGATTCACCCGCATGATGGGCAATCACCTGCTCGAGGTAGTCACGTACCAGGGCCTGACCAATTCGGGCACGCCGTATCGCGGAGCATTCGATCTCGCGGTCGGCACGACCCTGATCGGGCCCCAGGGCGACAGCATCACCGGCCCGACAGGTCCTCAAGGTCCCCAGGGACCGCGAGGCCCGCAAGGACCGGGAGGAGGCAACGGGCCGACGGGTCCCCAGGGCAATCCAGGATCCAACGGCGTCAACGGCCATGACGGAGTGCCCGGACCTCCGGGCTCCCAGGGACCTCCGGGACTGCAGGGAAACCCGGGCCATGACGGGCGCTCCGCGCACGGCGCCGCGGCCAAATGCAACAGCGTATCGATCGGCACCACGCCAACCGTGATCGCGACGTCGGCGCCGATCACCGGCGGCGACCGGTACCTCGCCAACGCGACCGTCAACGTGCCGTATGCCGGCGGCCAGGGCTCGGTATCGTGCAGCCTCGATGCCTTCGAGGGAGCGACGTCGAAGAACGTCGACACGTCGGACTCGATGCTTCTCAGCAACAATCAAAACTCGTCGAAGGGACCGATCGCGCTCGGAGGCGACTATACACCGTCGAGCAGCTCGGCTTCCGTTGTGTTCAAGCTTTCGTGCTCGGCTAGCGCTTCACGCACGGTGTCGCACTGCGTGCTGACCGACCAGGGGACGTTCAACTAGGGTTGCGGGGAAACCCCGGACCGAGGGGCTTTTCCGCAGCCTGCCAGTCCCCCGCATCGTCCTTGTTCGACCGGCGTTCGTAGCGGTGACACGGCGCCGGAGGAGGATTCATCCGCCGCGCGGCGGCACTGCGAATGAATCCTCTTCAGCGCCGACGCGGGGCCGCTGCTTCGTCGCCGCGTCAGGATCGCCCCGAGCGCGCGGCCAGCAGGTATTCGACGTTTCCGTCGGCGCCCCGAAGCGGCGACTGCATCGAGCCCAGAAGCTCCAGCCCAAGCCCGGCGGCTGCAGTCTCTACGCCGCGCAGCGCCGACTGCCTTGATTCCTCGTCGACGACGATCCCGCGTTCGGTCTGCGCCGAAGCCACCTCGAACTGCGGCTTGACGAGCAGAACGAAGTCGCAACCTGACGGCGCGGCGATCGCCACGAGGTGCGGCAGCACGCCGGCGAGCGAGACGAACGACAGATCTGCAACGATCACGTTCGGAGGCGCGGCGAGCGGGGATGCATCGAGGCTGCGGACGTTGGTACGCTCCATCAGCACGACGCGCGGATCGCGCCGCAGCGCCCACGCGAACTGGCCGTAGCCGACGTCCACTGCGTACACGCGCGCGGCACCGCGCTGGAGCAGGCAGTCGGTGAATCCGCCTGTCGAGCAGCCGGCATCGAGGCAGACGGCTTCGCGGACATCGATGGCAAAATGCTCGAGCGCGGCATCGAGCTTCTCGCCGCCGCGTGAGACGAAGCGGCGCCGCGCCCGCACGCTGAGCAAGGCATCGGCCGCTACCTGCTCGCCGGCCTTGTCGACGCGCCGCGTGCCGTCCAGGACCAGGCCCGCGAGCACGAGACGCTGGGCTTCGTCGCGCGAGGCGGCAAGGCCGAGCGCGACGAGACGCTCGTCGGCGCGAACGCGGGAAGCCAGCTCAGGCTCCGGGATGAGCAAGGGCCGGAGCGACGGCCTCGGTGGCAACCTGGACGAGAAGTGAGGCATCGCGCGAGAACGACGAAAGCTCGGCGAGCGCCGCATCCAGCTCTTCGCGCAGCATCTGCTGGGATCGCGGCACGCCGAACAGCGAGGGGTACGTCAGCTTGCCGGCCTGCCGGTCGCCGCCTTCGCGCTTTCCGGTAACGACGGTCGGAGCGATCTCGTCCTTGATGTCGTCGGCAATCTGGAACGCGAGCCCGAAGCGCGTGCCGAAGCGCGTCAGGCTCTGCAGATCCGTTTCGCCGGCGCCGGCGAGCAGGCCGCCGACGCGCGCCGACGCGCGCAGCAGGGCCCCGGTTTTTCGCGCGTGGATCGCGTGCAGCAGCTCCACGTCGCCGGCAGCGGCCCGCGCATCCGCGCGGCCGTCGAGCCCGTCGGCCATGAGGTCGGCCGCCTGACCGCCGACCATTCCTTCGCGCCCGGCCGCACGCGCGATTTCACCGATCGCGAGCGCCTGCAGCGCCGGCTCGCAAACCGGCTCCAGCATCACGACGAAGGCCTCGGTCAAAAGCGCATCGCCGGCGAGGATCGCGATCCCGTCGCCGTAAACGACATGGTTGGTCGGCATTCCGCGGCGAAGATCATCGTCGTCCATCGCGGGAAGATCGTCGTGGATCAGCGAATACGCGTGGATCATCTCGAGTCCGGCGGCAAAGCGCACGAGGCGCGACGACTCGGTTCCGAGACTCTCGGCCACCGCCAGCAGCAGCAGCGGGCGAATGCGTTTTCCAGGCGTTCGAAGCGAATAGCGCATCGAATCGACGAGCCGGTCCACCCCGAACGTCGATGCGCCGGCCGGCTCGAGCGCCGGCAGCGTTTGCGACAGCGCGTCCTCGATCGAGGAGGCAAGGTCGGCGACTGTCACACGGCTTCGCGTCGCGGCACCGGTCATCGAACGTCTTCGGGATCCTCGTCGTCCGGATCTTCCTCGTCGACAACCTCGGTCTCCTCTTCGAGGAGGGAGCGGCGAGCGGTCGCTGCAAGCGGAGCCAGCGACGCCGTGCCGTCGGGACGCCTCGTCAACTCGTCGATGCGCATCTGCGCGGCATCGAGGCGGGCATGCAACGCCCGCACCAGCGCAATGCCCTTTTCGAACGTGGCGAGCGACTCTTCGAGCGGCAGCTCACCAGCGTCGAGGCGACGCACGGTCTCCTCGAGCTCGGCCATCGCCTGCTCGAAGTCCGGTGCGCCCCGGTTCGCGTCGCCCTTCTTGCTCACTTTGCCCATCGTACGTCTTCGTGGCCTTGCCGCAGCCTCGCTGCCGCTTCCAGGTCTGCGGGGCGATTGACGTTGGCCAGCTCGCCGCCCGATCCGGCCTCGACAACGAGCGGAGCCAGCCGGGAGAGGAGACGGTGCAAGGCCCTGTTGCCCTCCCTTAGCCCAGCGGCAAGCTGCCGCAA
It contains:
- a CDS encoding RNA polymerase factor sigma-32, translating into MAARKPASDKSAPAKRDSGKSGSDKLVSAKPSSGKKDRTASNAAARQPSAAEGPEHSASDPKPAPKTRARAAAQKPAVTTKGNKPAPAAGRRADAPVALSAHDAAAAHAGHDDQVDEEASVDAEVFSDESGMEPEVLESEVLDAHFGDEAAPDSTDEIEVRANDEAVPARADHSALAPSDALSRYLAEIRTYPVLTREQEHEIAVRYFHHADRDAAVKLITANLRLVVIVAREYQRAFHNLLDLIQEGNVGLLEAVKQFDPYRGVRFPSYAVWWIRAYVIRYVMNNFRLVKVGTTQAQRRLFFNLRKERSRLESLGFTPSTRQIAESLGVKEKEVIEMDQRLATSSEVSVETPLGHDGGPGTMLDVLPAPGASTEDDVSEGEFYALMKGKFEEFGKGLKGREAEIYRERLVAEDPLTLQELGDRYGVSRERVRQMEAGVKKKLREYLVSQVRDLDEEMVR
- the rpoZ gene encoding DNA-directed RNA polymerase subunit omega — protein: MARVTVEDCLEKVDNRFLLATVAVRRAKQLLRGARPLVETDNKEVVTSLREIAAGVVSPISDPSAGG
- a CDS encoding NnrU family protein, with protein sequence MTAAAWIVFWALAFAATHMGLSSLRVRPRLVATIGQGPYLAIYSLVAFATFVPLVRVWLRDLHGGGFLWNLRAYAVVHVVAMMVSWVFFTMAIAALVQPSPASVGPRATTRARGLTRITRHPLFMSIGIWALAHTVLNGFANDVLFFGGIFVVGLAGCMHQDARKRATEPELAEFYDETSLLPFVAIATGRNHLVLSEMPWMGLAAGAVVASMIYHYHAAMFG
- a CDS encoding TlyA family RNA methyltransferase — translated: MLIPEPELASRVRADERLVALGLAASRDEAQRLVLAGLVLDGTRRVDKAGEQVAADALLSVRARRRFVSRGGEKLDAALEHFAIDVREAVCLDAGCSTGGFTDCLLQRGAARVYAVDVGYGQFAWALRRDPRVVLMERTNVRSLDASPLAAPPNVIVADLSFVSLAGVLPHLVAIAAPSGCDFVLLVKPQFEVASAQTERGIVVDEESRQSALRGVETAAAGLGLELLGSMQSPLRGADGNVEYLLAARSGRS
- a CDS encoding farnesyl diphosphate synthase, translated to MTGAATRSRVTVADLASSIEDALSQTLPALEPAGASTFGVDRLVDSMRYSLRTPGKRIRPLLLLAVAESLGTESSRLVRFAAGLEMIHAYSLIHDDLPAMDDDDLRRGMPTNHVVYGDGIAILAGDALLTEAFVVMLEPVCEPALQALAIGEIARAAGREGMVGGQAADLMADGLDGRADARAAAGDVELLHAIHARKTGALLRASARVGGLLAGAGETDLQSLTRFGTRFGLAFQIADDIKDEIAPTVVTGKREGGDRQAGKLTYPSLFGVPRSQQMLREELDAALAELSSFSRDASLLVQVATEAVAPALAHPGA
- the xseB gene encoding exodeoxyribonuclease VII small subunit, yielding MGKVSKKGDANRGAPDFEQAMAELEETVRRLDAGELPLEESLATFEKGIALVRALHARLDAAQMRIDELTRRPDGTASLAPLAATARRSLLEEETEVVDEEDPDDEDPEDVR